The segment GCCGGGGTTACCGGGTCATCGTAGCCGAAGGCGATTGCCGTTGGCCCCTCCAGGTATTCATCCAAATTAAATTCCAAATCCTTAACCGCTATTTTTGTGAGGGTATTCTTGACTACCTTATATTCTATACCCTGCTCCCTAAGCTTCCTGCGCAGCTCGGTCATTTCGGCCACATTGAGCCCCTTATAATCGGTCAATATAGCCGCTCTCGCCTTGCTAAACTTGTCTTTGAGCTCCGCGACCAGCTTCTTTTTTTCCTCTCTCGCTCCCACCTTCTCACCTCCTTCAGGAAGGCTATTAAACAAAAAGGCCTTTCTGCAGAGGTACAGAAAGGCCTTGTATTTACTCTGATGAAATACTTTGCCTTCGCCTCGGTAGGATATTAAGCCTTTCGGCACCTACTTTCTGCAGCGAACT is part of the Caldanaerovirga acetigignens genome and harbors:
- the rplJ gene encoding 50S ribosomal protein L10, whose protein sequence is MGAREEKKKLVAELKDKFSKARAAILTDYKGLNVAEMTELRRKLREQGIEYKVVKNTLTKIAVKDLEFNLDEYLEGPTAIAFGYDDPVTPAKILMDFAKDHKSLEIKGGIVEGRVTDKAAVEQLAKLPKKEELIAKAVGAIQSPLFGIVWVLQGPIRDLVYTLQAIQEKKAS